The sequence ACTTCATCCTTTGCCGAGCCAGCATTGAAGCCTAGATAATCCCCGTGATCGAGGTTGTAGCCTTGGGGCATCTGTGCCATAGCTGCAAAACCTTGATTGCCATTACCATTAGTCTGATTCGATGTTTTAGACATTGTTCTTTGTAGTGATTGGACTGTGGATTAGATGTCGAACTCAACTGATGAAGCCGGAAGGATGCCCAGTAAGGCGTTCGTTTCGGCTTCATTGTGGGATTGCCCTTTCATGGCTTTGAGTGCCAGTTGTCGGGCTAGAGTCTGGGCTGATACTTCATCATTTCCTGCAAATACAAGCTCACTAACGTAACCATTGAAGTAGCTTTGATATTCGAGGTTGGATTCCTCTTCACCCGTGGCGTAATCGTTTTGGTATTGCATTAGTTCCTTAGTTAATGGGCGGCGGTGGAAGTGGTGGAAGTGGGGGTGGGCTGCATCCAAAAAGCCCGATCAACAGGAGCAAGGCGATCGCTCTTTTCATGGGTTCCCCCTCTTAGATTGGGCGATCGCCTCATATCCTTCCAGTGCCAGCCCTGCGAGAATTAGGCAGGGTGGAATCTTAAATAGTGCGGAGCCTCTAATTGACGGGGCAAAAAAGGAACCCAGCACCACCAAAATCGTGAGGACAGCACCAGCACCACTGACCCAGTACCCCGTCCGAGTCATAGCAGGCTCAGGTTTTGAAACGCGCTCTAGAATGCGCTGAATTAGCATTTACTTTCCTCCAAGATTTGATAGAACAAACTTGATAGCGGTGTTCTGTATAGATGGCTCTAAGCCAGTCTTAAAGCCAATTTCAAAGGCTTTAAGGTGGGTATAGCTGAGAACCGTTAGGACTCCCAAGAGGAACACCAGATTGAGAACCGTTTTGAACGGGTTGAACATAGACCTCCTTAGTTTGAAATGACGTAACTAGACCGCATAAAAACACAGTCATTAGACCGACAAAAGAAACCTTACAGACAATCCCAATCTGTTGACTAGCAAGGGCTTCACGGTATTCCTTTAAGTCACGGTCTTTAACTTTTCGCGCATAACCTGCGAGGTTGTTAATCGCTAATTGAGTCCTAGTTAAGAACTCGTGAGCATTGGGCGGCAAGTCGTTATAGATCGTCACATCCCCTACCCGATCGCTTAGATACTGGAAGTTGGCGGCAAGGGCATCCAGCTCCCCGATCGGTCGGGCGATCGGGGTGGGTTCCCGTGGCGCTGGTATCGGCGGCGGAATGCCCAACACCAGCGGCTTAGGTTTGCGTTTTGTTTTCTCCATCTCTCTCCTAGGCAACTGCCATCAGCCGCATGGTCAGCACTTCCACCAACTGCGGCTTAGTCATTCGGGAATAACTTGGAATGCGGCGCAACTTTGCAAGCTGTTTCAGTTGGCGGATCGTGTGGTCAATCAGCCGCTCATAAAGTGGCTCGGTGGGCAGTAGAGAGAAGGTCAAAGCAGGGGCAGACTTTGGGCGTTCTAGAGTTAGCATTGAAAAAGCTCCTTACTTGGTAGATTCGAGTGAAGTGGGCTGGTTGGGGGCGGTTCTTTCCAGGGAAGCCCCCATCTGATTTGAAACAAGTGAACCAATAATCAACAGGATTACGGTGTAGAAACCGTAAAACCAAACAGCATTCATCTTTTCCTCCTAATAGATTCAGTTGGCGCGATGCCAGAGACGATCAAAGGCTTGACTGTCGATGTCTCCAGCTTCATAGGCATCCATCAAGAAGCGGCGGATAGTTGGCGTTGGTTTCTGGCAGCGGCGATCTGTTTGCTCTTGGCTCCCGAAGCTTCTAGAAGAACTCGAAAGTCTCCCATTCCCTCGATCGCCCCAGAGAAGCAATGCGTCTCGGTAGGCTTTCCCGGCTCTGTTACTCCGCTCTCTTCCAAATACATCACCGTCAATTGGTCTACCAGTTGGGGATAGGCGGCGATCGCCTCGGCTTGCTGCCTTGCCTGAGTTTGGGCAGCACTGACAAGCGACTGAACCAAGTCAGATCCAGCATTAGCGGTTTCAATCACCCGTTCCCGTGCTGTGCCATGGGTGTCGGCTGTAACGATGCCCTTTTGCTCAGTGGCTTCAGTTGGCTGGTTGGGGCGATCGCCCTTTGCCTTCGGAGTGAAACCTTTGCCAGCGGTGGAGCCGTTAGCGGTTGCGTTTAATTTGTCGGTGTTAATAGCCATTAGTCGTTAGTTCCTTTTGAATGATTTGGGCAAATGTTTGAATCGTCTTGCCTCGCCTTAACCAAAAAATGAGACGGGCAAGAATGGTTAAGTCTTCTCTGGAGTAACAGCCGAACTCATCCGGTTCTATTCCAATCTGAGAGATCCACCGCCTCAAAGTGGAGGCTGGGACAATATCGCCTTTGTATTTAGCAAGGGTGATCTGAACTTCTCTGAAGGTGTACAGCGAAGTTTCTAGAACCTCCATTGAAGTCTGTAATACTTGCGCTGCTTGCACTTGGTGTCCCTCTGTGGTTCTAGTGTGGTGCTCTAGTGGTGCGCTCATGGTTGAGCCATCTCTGCACCACTGCAAAACATCTTAAGTAACTAATTTGGAACTGTCAACATTTTTAAGTAACTTAAATGGAACTAATTTTGTAAGTTATGGCATAATCGGCGTATTGAGTGCTGTCAGAGGTATCATTTGCATGAAGGAATTGAAGGATTTGGCGATCAAGGTGACAAAGCGAGTAAACATTTCGTTGAGTGACGGGCTTTATGCTGATCTGGAGGTTTGGGCAGATCAGGAGAAAAGCTCACCTACGGCATTAGCTGGGAGCATTGTCGAAGGTGCGGTTCGTTCAGCGAAACTAAATGGTGTGCTACGAACTAAGAACCCGATCGCTGATTACAGAAGTTTTGTTGGCTTGATTAAGCAGAATCTTTCCACACTTGTAGAGTCAGGAAAGTTTGAAGCAAATCGGCTTAAATATTTGATGGATGGCAACCTTCCAACAGAGGTTGAACTGCTTAGAATAGCTCTGTTGATCGGGGTGTCAGAGGACTATGTTCAAGCGCTTCCAGTGAAAGAGTCCTAGTGGCGATCGCAGCTTTGAGATTTCCTGATCTCACATCGGAATAACCTAAGTCACTTGTTGATCAACAAGTGAGAAGTTTCTGAGCGATCGCAGTGACAACACTAATTAGCACTAATTAGATACAAATTTGATTCAAATACCGCCACAGATGCTAAATTATCTCATCGTCAATAGACAAACGTACTAATGAGGTATTTCAAATGCCCAGAACAAGCCGCGCGATTAGCGTCCGAGTTCCACTGGAGACTATTGAAAAATTGAAGGAAGTTGCTCAAAAAACAGGCTCAACTCAGAATTCGATTCTCAGTAAAGCGATCGAATTGGTACTTGCATTGAGCGGGCAAGTCACGATTTAACAGGTGTGCGATCGGTATCTTGATCAGCTTCAGTTCTGAAAATTAAGTTAAGGAAGGCGATCGCCATGACAACACCAGAATCCCCGCTCGAATTGCTCATGCAGCAACCCCATGAGGTTAGGGTCAATGTGCTTTTGAACAAATATCTGATGCATCATCCCGGTGCACCTGAGAGGTTAAAGGCTTTGGTGCAGAGGGCGATCGTCTGTTCTCAACTAGAGGCAAAGACGAAAGTTTTGTGCT is a genomic window of Timaviella obliquedivisa GSE-PSE-MK23-08B containing:
- a CDS encoding ribbon-helix-helix domain-containing protein, encoding MPRTSRAISVRVPLETIEKLKEVAQKTGSTQNSILSKAIELVLALSGQVTI